The following coding sequences lie in one Pelecanus crispus isolate bPelCri1 chromosome 9, bPelCri1.pri, whole genome shotgun sequence genomic window:
- the PSMD2 gene encoding 26S proteasome non-ATPase regulatory subunit 2 yields the protein MLVERLGEKDTSLYRPALEELRRQIRSSTTSMTSVPKPLKFLRPHYGKLKEIYENMAPGENKRFAADIISVLAMTMSGERECLKYRLVGSQEELASWGHEYVRHLAGEVAKEWQEIDEADKAQRDTLLTLVKEIVPYNMAHNAEHEACDLLMEIEQMDMLEKYIDDNAYSKVCLYLTSCVSYVPEPENSALLRCALGIFRKFSRYPEALRLALMLNDMELVEDIFTSCKDVVVQKQMAFMLGRHGVFLELNEDVEEYEDLTEIMSNVQLNSNFLALARELDIMEPKVPDDIYKTHLENNRFGGSGSQVDSARMNLASSFVNGFVNAAFGQDKLLTDDGNKWLYKNKDHGMLSAAASLGTILLWDVDGGLTQIDKYLYSSEDYIKSGALLACGIVNSGVRNECDPALALLSDYVLHNSNTMRIGAIFGLGLAYAGSNREDVLTLLLPVMGDSKSSMEVAGVTALACGMISVGSCNGDVTSTILQTIMEKSETELKDTYARWLPLGLGLNHLGKGEAIEAILAALEVVSEPFRSFANTLVDICAYAGSGNVLKVQQLLHICSEHFDSKEKEEDKDKKDKKEKEKKESSADMGAHQGVAVLGIALIAMGEEIGAEMALRTFGHLLRYGEPTLRRAVPLALALISVSNPRLNILDTLSKFSHDADPEVSYNSIFAMGMVGSGTNNARLAAMLRQLAQYHAKDPNNLFMVRLAQGLTHLGKGTLTLCPYHSDRQLMSQVAVAGLLTVLVSFLDVRNIILGKSHYVLYGLVAAMQPRMLVTFDEELRPLPVSVRVGQAVDVVGQAGKPKTITGFQTHTTPVLLAHGERAELATEEHVPVTPILEGFVILRKNPNYDV from the exons ATGCTGGTGGAGCGCCTGGGG GAGAAAGATACGTCCCTTTACCGCCCGGCCCTGGAGGAGCTGCGGAGGCAGATCCGCTCTTCCACCACTTCCATGACCTCCGTTCCCAAACCCCTCAAGTTCCTACGGCCACATTACGGCAAGCTGAAGGAGATCTATGAGAACATGGCTCCAGGAGAGAACAAG CGCTTTGCAGCAGACATCATTTCTGTTCTGGCCATGACCATGAGTGGGGAGCGCGAGTGTCTGAAGTACCGGCTGGTGGGCTCCCAGGAGGAGCTGGCGTCTTGGGGGCATGAATACGTCAG GCACCTGGCAGGGGAGGTGGCCAAGGAGTGGCAGGAGATCGATGAGGCTGACAAGGCTCAGAGGGACACGCTCCTCACCCTGGTCAAGGAGATCGTCCCCTACAACATGGCTCACAACGCAGAGCACGAGGCCTGTGACCTGCTCATGGAGATTGAGCAGATGGACATGCTGGAGAAGTACATCGATGACAATGCCTACTCCAAAGTGTGCCTCTACCTGACCAG CTGTGTAAGCTACGTCCCAGAGCCCGAGAACTCGGCTCTCCTGCGCTGTGCTCTGGGCATCTTCCGCAAGTTCAGCCGCTACCCTGAAGCCCTGCGCCTGGCTCTGATGCTCAATGACATGGAGTTGGTGGAGGACATCTTCACTTCTTGCAAGGATGT AGTTGTCCAGAAGCAGATGGCCTTTATGCTGGGCCGCCATGGGGTCTTCCTGGAGCTGAATGAGGATGTGGAGGAGTACGAGGACCTGACTGAGATCATGTCCAATGTCCAGCTCAACAGCAACTTCCTGGCCTTGGCCAGAGAG CTGGACATCATGGAGCCCAAAGTGCCGGATGATATTTACAAAACCCACCTGGAAAATAACC GGTTCGGGGGGAGCGGTTCCCAAGTGGACTCAGCCCGGATGAATTTGGCCTCCTCCTTCGTGAATGGCTTTGTGAATGCTGCATTCGGACAGGACAAGCTGCTGACAGACGATGGCAATAAATGGTTGTACAAGAACAAGGACCACG GGATGCTGAGTGCAGCAGCCTCGCTGGGCACGATACTGCTGTGGGACGTGGACGGAGGGCTCACGCAGATCGACAAGTACCTCTACTCCTCGGAGGATTACATCAAG TCGGGAGCCCTCCTGGCCTGTGGCATCGTCAACTCGGGGGTGAGGAATGAGTGTGACCCTGCCCTGGCCCTCCTGTCCGACTACGTTCTCCACAACAGCAACACCATGAGGATCGGAGCCATTTTTGG gctggggctggcgtACGCGGGCTCCAACCGTGAGGATGTCCTGACTTTGCTGCTACCTGTGATGGGAGACTCCAAGTCCAGCATGGAG GTGGCTGGCGTGACTGCCCTGGCCTGTGGGATGATATCAGTGGGCTCCTGCAACGGGGATGTCACCTCAACTATCCTCCAGACCATCATGGAGAAATCAGAGACTGAGCTAAAGGACACGTATGCCCGGTGGCTGCCGCTCGGCCTGGGCTTGAATCATTTGG ggaagggagaggcgATCGAGGCCATCTTGGCAGCACTGGAGGTGGTGTCGGAGCCATTCCGCAGCTTTGCCAACACGCTGGTGGACATCTGTGCCTATGCGG GCTCAGGGAACGTCCTGAAGGTGCAACAGCTCCTGCACATCTGCAGTGAGCACTTTGACtccaaggagaaagaggaggacaAGGACaaaaaggacaagaaggagaaagagaagaaagagagctCAGCTGACATGGGGGCTCACCAG GGTGTAGCGGTGTTGGGGATCGCACTCATTGCCATGGGCGAGGAGATCGGTGCTGAGATGGCCCTGCGCACGTTTGGCCACCTG CTGCGGTACGGGGAGCCCACCCTACGCCGTGCTGTGCCCCTGGCCTTGGCACTGATCTCAGTCTCCAACCCCCGGCTCAACATCCTTgacaccctcagcaagttctCCCATGATGCTGACCCTGAGGTCTCCTACAACTCCATCTTTGCCATGGGCATGGTGGGCAGCG GTACCAACAACGCCCGGCTGGCAGCGATGCTGCGGCAGCTTGCCCAGTACCACGCCAAGGACCCCAACAACCTCTTCATGGTGCGGTTAGCCCAG GGCCTGACCCACCTGGGCAAGGGGACGCTCACCCTGTGCCCGTACCACAGCGACCGCCAGCTCATGAGCCAGGTGGCCGTGGCCGGGCTGCTGACCGTCCTCGTGTCCTTCCTGGACGTGCGCAACA TTATTCTGGGCAAGTCCCACTACGTTCTCTATGGGCTCGTTGCTGCCATGCAGCCCCGCATGCTGGTCACCTTCGACGAGGAGCTGCGGCCTCTGCCCGTATCGGTTCGGGTAGGACAG GCTGTGGATGTGGTGGGCCAGGCAGGCAAGCCCAAAACCATCACTGGCTTCCAGACTCACACGACGCCAGTGCTGCTGGCACATGGAGAGCGGGCAGAGCTGGCCACAGAGGAGCACGTGCCCGTGACGCCCATCCTGGAGGGATTTGTTATCCTACGCAAGAACCCCAACTACGATGTTTGA